DNA from Lagenorhynchus albirostris chromosome 15, mLagAlb1.1, whole genome shotgun sequence:
GGAATTTACTGTTTATTAACTTTTTGTATTTACCTTCTGATTTTTGAACCATGATTCCTTTCTATTCACTTTATCACTTTATTATGTACTATGCTGGGGGCCCATCTGTGAAGTTGTTATAAGCCAGCCAAGCAAATCTAAACAAGCTATTTAGGATCTAGAAGACCAATTACACAAATGCAAATACACATCCTTTTAGTGAATGGAAGCATACATGGTGTTAGGGACACAAAGATGTATCTTGTTCAAGATGTGGTTGCTGCCTCAAAAAGCTCAAtattttgggacttccccggcggtccagtggttaggacacctcgctttcactgccgaggctgtgggttcgatccctggttgggaaactgagatcccacaagccgcacagcttggccaaaaaaaaaaagcaagtcgcAGAACACACTCATGGTTTGAATACCTTACTGAAGCACATAGGAATTACGACTGGAGAAGTCTGGGCAAATACACTGTGTTAGAAGCAGCTACCTTAGTAAGTGGACTCTAAAAGAGCGATACTTTATATTCCAAGGACATActacttttgtaattaaaaattaaatcaggaaCTTAAAACATTCCACAAGATTTGTGTACAACCACAAAACCTGGATGAAGGTAGAAAACAATGCTTTCTGAAAGCaacataaataaaagtgaaattaggTGGGAAAAGATGACTGAGCTCCCTAGTTTATCTGAGCAATTGTCAGAAAATGTTCAAACTGCTACAAGGTAACAATGGGTAAATTCTGTGTGAAAACTGAAGCAGGGCAATAGCAGAGACTTAGCATGTTTAGTCCTTCGTAACAGCATAGTTACTTATTATggtactgttctaagtacttctCACATATTAACTTTTCATCTTCACCACCCATGAGGGGTTATCCCTACCACTTTGCGGATGACACTGAAGCCAGTTAAACCATCTACTATGTTGATCCTAACCTCATGTTTCTGAGGAGCTGAAAACAAGACCTTTTCGCATACTCAAATCAGGAATGAAACTTGCCAACGGCAACTCAAATTCAAAAAACCATCTGCCAAATATTTGGCGCTAAGTGGGAATACGCAATAAACTCAAAACAAGCCTTTCCCTCAGtgaacattttattgaagtaataAAGCACAAAGCAGGTTAACAAAGTGGGAGAAAGAAGATACCAAGAGAAAAGATGGTAACAACACAGGAGTGGAACATTAAGTCACAGGAGCAGGAAGGACTGGAACTGGCCATAAAGGCACTATGGCATGTCCACACGCTACCACATAAAAGAAAGGGGGATCCAGTTATCATTCACTTCTAGTTTGCTCTCCACCAGGTTAATACTCCATCTAGCCACAGATGAACATGTGGCAAGCTGTAGAGACTCAGATTCTACTTCAAAGTTAGCAAGGAACTAAACATTTCACTGGTCAAGTGGGCCAGCGTTATACATACAGTGGTTTAGCACGTCCAATGATGTAGGTCCACAGGTGTGGGAGAGGAACCAGAATTTTAATAAGTTGGCCTTTGCTGCTGAATTCTTATGGATGCAGATATTTACCTACACAATTACccacggggtggggtgggggagctaACAATGCAAACAAACCTGACTACCATGCGATGGAATATCGACATAAGAAAGCCCAGTTGAAGGATGCTGCATACTTTTAGAAAGCCTAATTTCACATTGTAGTACTCCCCTCTTTCATTTTAACAGGCTGTGgttttaaaagcttttgttcTTTCGCTGAAAACAAGAGAATTTTGGTCAAAGCCAATTCTTAAAAGTAACTTGTCCTTAAATGTAATTTGAAAGGCAGTGGAGGCTTGCTTCCTCATGTAAGAGTCCTAACTTTTGTTCTTTCAAACAGGCAAAACAATGAACTATAATTACAGATACCAGTTTCTTCTCTCAAAATCTGAAGCTTAtgttgaaaaaaaaccccaaacaaaccatATTTCTTATgaacatctaaaaaaaatatatcaaaagcaTTAAAGAAAATAAGGTCTTGGAAGAAGCATCAACATTCTGGGGCACTATGTTCCTAAGATTAGGCTCTAAGATTTCATAACAGGAAGCCCAGTAATTATTAGAACAAGTCTTTTTACATGAGCAAACACTAGCAGTTACAGTGTCACTTTGGCAACTACATCTTTGACTCAACCTTTTCCACACAGTCTCAATTTGATTAGGCTTGCCTTCTGGATTATCTGAACCTACAAACCAACTCTAGATTATGATGCTTTCTAGTCCCCCCTGCAGCACAATGAGTGGTACCCACCACACCCTAACACTACCCAGCCCTTAACACCTTATATAGAGTGACAGCTCCCAGGAAGATGTTAAAGCTGAGCCATATAACctacatcttgatttcagactaaGATTAATGAGTGCTTTTAATGAAATTACCTTATTTAAACAATCTGGAGaaagagatacatatatatatatatatatatatggtaattCATTTCTCAAACTGCAATCTCAACTAACTAGGCTTAACGGATGTATGGACTAATTGGTAACCCAGTAACTCCTACAAATTCGCAGTATTATAAAATTTGGTTTCCACAGTATTCATTACCCTTCATGACGAAGTACAAAAGTTTAGGGTTaacccatttaaattttttccaagcCAACCACATAAAGTTCTACAAGGATGATCTAACCAATTATCACAGAACCCCACTAACTAAAGGGGACTGACTGTTAGGTGGAATTTTACTTTAATCAGTAAAACTGATTTATCAAGCGATCTGTTTTAAGTGCCTGTTAAGgatctttcagtagaaaatgaaatatttgcttttccattttgaaTAACACCAAATTTCTGACCAAAGAAAGGTTACTTCCATTTTTACGTAACAAACATTAAAGACCACGGAACCTTATTCTAACAAAACACTAATTACAATGACCACTTCCAGAAAGTGGGATTCCAGGCTAGATAAGATCCCAAGTAACAGGAACTATTTTTTGAAGAGTTCAATCAATTTAAGTTTGAAAAaggtttcattatttaaaaaatctattaatttaGGCAAAATTGTATAACAGATCGactataaaatcttttatttttaacttaacctGTTTAGGGGGCCAATATGACTTTGGCAAATTTGAATAACAGGACAAAATAATGTTATCCAAATTGAATAATTTATTGCTGGTCTGAGACTTGCCTTGTTTTACACTTAAGTAGAATTTACATTACTTCCACAGATAGCAGATAATCAGTATTTGAAGGAATTTAAGAGTGACCTATTCAATAAGGCAATCATCTTGGTAGCAAACTTTTATTGAAATCTTACATAACTCAAGCTTTATAAAAAGCCAACATAATTGGAAATTGGGTTCTCCCTCTAAAGCCTTAAGTGTTCAAAGCTTGAAACggttaatttaaaattaagcaaacaaatataacaatgaCAGAAACCCCTGCAGCAGATGCTgctgaaatacttaaaaaaaaaatctaaatgagcTTAATCTTTACAAAAGTTATTTTAGCTCAAAAGCTATAAAATCAAAGTTATCTTAATTCTACAAAGGGAGAAGATCTTTGATTTCATGCCATTTCTTTAGAATCTCatctttttcatcaaatttggctACAAATCCAATTTTTGTATGCCCCTGTTTTCGGGAGACTCTTCTTGCAGAAGAGGCCAAGTACAAACGTGGAAGAGTAACTGCCTAAGCAAGTAGGAAAGTGTTCCGTAATAGTGTGCAAAGAATGTAGAGTTCTGGGTTAATCTCTGGAACTCGATCTGGATCGTGACCTTGACTTTGAATGAGATCTAGAATGGGATCTTGAAGCTCTTTTTGGTGGAGGGGACACAGAACGGGCTTTTGAGGGTGGAGCAGGTAGGGGTGAATTGGAACGAGACTGGCTCCTTGATCTGGACTTTGACTTTATATCacctttcccattttctttggGGGAACGAGATCGAGAACGAGACCTGCTTCGAGATTTCTCATATTCATCCTTCGATCTGCTCCGAGAGCGCGAACGGGAGCCTCGATCAGACTTAGGTTTAGATTTGCTTTTTGATCTAGATTTCCTGCCTTTTGAACGAGAACGTGATCGACCTTTGCTCCGAGACCTGGATCTAGACAATaaaagccagatttttttttcagtaccttGCCAAACACATAAGCACTCTATAAACATAAAGTATGTAATTCAGAAAAACACTCAAGGACACATTTACCGGGAGCGACTTTTTGAGACACTTCGAGATCTACTGCGGCTGCTCCTACGACTCCTACTTCGTGACCTTCTTCTAGACCGTGACCTGTAACAAGAAACGTGACAATAAATCTTTATCTCAAGACATCTTGATGTGAATGTTTGTACAATTTATGAAAAATAGACTAACCAACAATCGCTCCAATGATGCAACAAAAGAAACTAAGAACTGACCTAATTTCAATTAAGCAGCAATTGAAATACTGCTGACTGAATTTTTCTTTGTGGCAAATACTGTTTCCTCCCTTCTCCATATCCTTCAATAAGTTACCTTGATCTGCTTCCAGAATAAGACCGCCTGTGGCTTGTTCGTGGTTTATCTTCAATTAGTCTAATATTTCTCCCATTGATTTCCGTACCATCCAGCTTATCCAAAGCACGCTTCATGTCAGAGTAGGAGCGAAACTCAATGACGCCTTCATTTGTGCGTTCTTTGTGAGCATCCGCATAGGTTACTTCACCTGCTTGTCTCATGAAATCCTAAAAAGAGCAACAAGACTGGTCAGACCCAAaaatctaaagagaaaacaaCTATGCGTTAAATCCAATCctcagaaatgaaagagcaaTACAAAACCCTACCTTTTATCCATTAGTCATATCTTTTTTACCTCACATCATAGCACTCACCTTTAAATCTTGCCAACTGCAACGACTAGAAAGATTTTCTACAATAAGCCTGAATTCTGTGCGTACAGGTGGTCCATATTTGTCTCTGCCAGAGGTTCTCCGACTGCTGTATCCACCTCCACCACCTTTATCACATGAAGAGAACAATTAGATGCTTTGTAGTGATAGGGATACAAGTTTTTGAAAGTTAGTACAAACATATCAACTTTTATTTACTGGAGTAGGACTTTGCTACTATATTGCTAAACCTTTGATACAGTTGTGATTTGCCATAAATTAAATTAAGGGCAAGTCAAATAGACTAAATCCAACTAAACTCTCCTACATTCTGTTAGAAAGTGACTGCTCCTTTATTCAATTCACCTCGCtaagttttattttacagaacattgtaaaatataaaacttaactGATTACATGCATTtctacattttacaaaaatgtttactAGTTACACTAAGTACTTACATCACAGTGTGAGGTTTTTGGTGGTGGTTTGGCCACAAAACACGCAAGGTAACAGTCACCTAGTTCAGATTAACCAGTTTTGTCTAACCCTTGGAATCCTCACCATCACCCTGCGTCTAATGGCAAAAGGCTGCTGTCGTCATGGCTTCCGGTAAGGTCAGCCAAAGGGTCATAGGGCAAGGGTCACACAATGTATGGAAAAGCCAAGGCCAATCAGGAAAGGCAGTCATCTTAGCCTCAGTGGACACAGCCTCAGCCCCATTGGTCACTTTCAAATTGAAACATCAAGGACTTGTTAAAAAGTTTGAATTCAACATGCAACAATTTCAACATCAAACATTTAACATAACCAAAaatccccccacctcctcccaatAACATGCCCCAACTAGTTCAAATACAGCATAAAGCTCATTTAAATCTACTTTGTGGTAGACTACCACATTACTTCTAAAGAATATTTCCTTTGGCCCCCGCCAATTTGAATAACACTAAAATCTACTCTTAAaaccccaccccctttcccgccccgaccccacctccaccccagcctgTCCCCAAACTTCTAGGCTAAATCATTCACATTCCCAGCTAATGCACTGACAGGTAAGTAAGGGGCATGCAACAAATACAGCCATCCCTCACTTCCTCCGTAGGCAGAGCCCACGACAGTGCTGACAGGGGCCCAGCACGTCACCCCCTCCCAGCTTAGCAACCCCGCCCCCAAACACCCAAACCCTGGCTAGGCAAAACCCACCACCCAATCCCCGCGCTCCGGCGTCCCGTGTCTTCACCGGGCAGGCGTGAAGGCAGCGGGCCCCGGGGACACCCGAGTCAAACGACCCCGGCCACCGCGCCTGCCCGGCTGGGAggccccaccccggcccccctAAGCCTGCGCCCGCCCCCCGGGGTCCCAAGGACGCGGAGCGCGCGGGGGTGGGACTCACTGCGGCTTCCGTAGCTGTAGCCGTCACGATCGCGGCGCGGGCCCCGGGCGTGCTCCACGATCACGCGCTCGCCGCAGAGCTCTTTGCCGTTCAGCTCGTAAACGGCGTCGTCGGCGTCGCGGGAGTCCTCGAACTCCACGAAGCCGTACCTGAGGGGCGGTGCGAGGGCGGGAGACCGGCGGGAGTCGTTAGGCCGGGGGCGCGCACGCACGCGCCCCCGCTCCCCCCGCGCGCTCCCGCAGCCCCGCGCCGCCGCCATCTTGGCGGCCCTGCCACGCGGCGCAGCGGCCTTGGCCGTCTCCTCCTTCCGATGTTGccctgccgccgcaggcccgggGCGCTGCGGACGGACGTGGGCACCCAGGCCAGACTCACCCATTTTTAAGGTCTATTTCGAGAAGGCGGCCATAGCCACTGAAAAAGCGCTGGATGTCCTTCTCCCGGACGTTGTAGCTCAGGCGTCCTATGTAGACGCGCGGCATGTCCGTGGCGGGCGAGGGGCCCGAGGGCTGGCTGTCGAACGGCGGACCGCAAGGCAGAAGCCGCGGCGCGGGTGCGGGGACGGCGAGAGCCCGGACACACACCTCCCTCCGCAGCGGCGGCCGAGTCCAGCCACACAATGGTGCGCGCGCGCCTGGGCTACGCTATAAGGGCGGGCGGCTGTGGGTGGGGCCCGGCGTGTGGCGTCAGCGCGCTGCACCTACCCTCCCGCGCTTTAAGCCGGAGCGCTGGGCGCGAGGGTGACTTGCGAGTTCTTCGCCCGCCAAGTTTCGGGGAAGTGAGGTGCTACCAGCTCACCGAATTTTCTCCACACATCCTTGTAAACGTCGTATTCCGTCTCCAGCCGCGGACCTGTTTTCTAATttgtacttaaaataaaaaaccGAACCGTTCCTCTGTGTGATCTCTCCAGGACGGGCGCTAGGAGAATCCCTTTTTTCATTGGTTCTCGGGGTTGTCATAATAGGCCTCCGCGGTCTCTGATTGGTCCTGGGAAACGAGGCTCGAATTTTCTCCGCTGGTCGTCCGGCTCACGCTCGGCTGGTGGGGCAGGTGCTTTCGGACACAGTCGATTAGGTACCCTTTTCCACAGCGTACGAGGTTTGCGCTCCGAGGTCGTGGGGACCCGGCCGGGCGCGCACAGCCCTGCTGGCTTCTATCCCTCTTGGTCTCAGAGCCGTCATCGTGGTCTCACAGCCGTCATCGTGGTCTCACTTCACCGCCTCCCTGTACGTCCACCTCTCCTTCCATGGGTCTGTCTTGGAGCACTGGCACCTGGAGCCACCTATAGATTGAGGTGTATATGGCAGTCTCACGCTCGCTGTAATTGCCGACGAAAGGAGCAGGGCCAAGGCCTCTGGCCCAAGAAAGTTGAGCAAGACCTGGCAATCCTGCCCCAGAGGTACGCTCATGTTCTCCCCACTGTGGAGAGTCCGTTGTCCCAACGCGATCCCTTCCCCCATTGGTTTGGAAGGCATCTTATCTATGTGGCAGAAACGCACATTTTGGAGTTTATCACTAGAGATGCCATTTAAAGCTGGAGAACTAGATGAAAACCACAGAGGGATAAGTTTAAGTGGAGAGCGGAAGACCCTGGAGTCCTCTGAAACTTCAGTTCAGGAAAAGGTGCTGGGAAGAAGTGACCAGAGAGGTGGGAAGGAGAGCTGGAGGGCGTGGTGTCACACAAGCTGAGGGGAAATGGCATCACGGGGATAATACTGGCTGTTTAGGTATCTCCGTATATTCCAGCTCTTCGTGAGTGGGGCAACCTTGATATTCTACAGGTTCTGTTGAAAGGGGGCGATTTTGCCCccaccaggggacatttggcaaagtcTGGGGGTCTGTTGGCTATCATGACTAGGGGAGGGGGAGTGTTAATAACTGGCATCTGATGGTAGAGGCTACACTGTCTGTGCTTAAAGTTaggtaagtaaaatatatagGTGGATCTTAAAAAAGTTGTGTGTGGCATACAgtaattagggaaagaagaattaACGGGATAACCTTTTTTTCACTCATTGAATtgtcaatattttaaagtttgttcaAATTCATTGTtggaggggaattccctggctgtccagtggttagaactccatgctttcactgccttagcgcacaggtttgatctctggttggggaactaagatcccacaagccgcgcaaaAATTCATTGTTGCCAAGAGGTGAACCAGGAAATGCCACTCTGAACATTCCTTTTGGGAAGGTAATGGGGTGGTACTTAGAAGCATATGGGGAGTGGGGTGtcacctcctctctcctttcagtTCATTTGCCCAAAGAGAAAGATGTAGCTGATGTCCTCCACACTCTCTCACCTCTCTTTCTCCAGAGCCCAGTgactactccttttttttttttttttggtcgcgcagcagcatgcaggatcttagttccccgaccaggaattgcaatcatgtcccctgcagtggaagcactagactgccagggaagtaccACCCACTGACTACTCTTAACAAAAAATTTGAATTGCCTAAGAGGAAACAGTCTCAAGTAGCATCATTGAAGGGAGTGTTGGGTCATCAGCTTTCTGTGGAG
Protein-coding regions in this window:
- the SRSF6 gene encoding serine/arginine-rich splicing factor 6, producing MPRVYIGRLSYNVREKDIQRFFSGYGRLLEIDLKNGYGFVEFEDSRDADDAVYELNGKELCGERVIVEHARGPRRDRDGYSYGSRSGGGGYSSRRTSGRDKYGPPVRTEFRLIVENLSSRCSWQDLKDFMRQAGEVTYADAHKERTNEGVIEFRSYSDMKRALDKLDGTEINGRNIRLIEDKPRTSHRRSYSGSRSRSRSRRRSRSRSRRSSRSRSRSVSKSRSRSRSRSKGRSRSRSKGRKSRSKSKSKPKSDRGSRSRSRSRSKDEYEKSRSRSRSRSRSPKENGKGDIKSKSRSRSQSRSNSPLPAPPSKARSVSPPPKRASRSHSRSHSKSRSRSRSSSRD